The following are encoded together in the Methanothermobacter tenebrarum genome:
- a CDS encoding deoxyribodipyrimidine photo-lyase, producing the protein MIHKERIKNLNEFKSMDTTHGDYILYWMQASVRAHWNHALEYAIETANKMQKPLLTVFGLTSDFPEANSRHYRFLIEGLLHVKNELEKRGVAFSIQLDKPPSTVLKYSDDASLVITDKGYLEIQKRWYDELKKYINCPLIQVESNVIVPVEIASNKEEYSAGTFRPKITRKLKYFMKPVYPRTLKVNSLDIDIESADPDPDKLMKKLGVKDEMTPSIFQGGTKEAIKLFEKFLSEKLECFEKFRNDPVRNCLSNMSPYLHFGQISPLYLAYKASKAGRCTRFLEELIVRRELSMNFVHYNKNYYKIKSLPKWAYNTLMEHASDPREYEYGLKEFEKGETHDKYWNAAQKEMVLTGKMHGYALHLNNKYEIDGRDPNGFAGVAWCFGKHDRAWGERRIFGKVRYMNDRGLERKFKIQEYVNRIETIETQQL; encoded by the coding sequence ATGATACATAAAGAAAGAATTAAAAACTTGAACGAATTTAAATCCATGGATACCACCCATGGAGATTACATTCTATATTGGATGCAAGCATCTGTAAGAGCCCACTGGAATCATGCTCTTGAATACGCTATCGAAACAGCCAACAAGATGCAAAAACCTCTATTAACAGTTTTTGGACTTACTTCAGACTTCCCAGAGGCTAATTCACGCCATTACAGGTTTCTAATTGAAGGACTCCTCCATGTTAAAAATGAACTAGAAAAGAGGGGAGTGGCATTCTCAATACAACTTGATAAGCCCCCTTCCACAGTTTTAAAATACTCAGATGACGCTTCACTTGTTATAACAGATAAAGGCTACCTTGAAATCCAAAAAAGGTGGTACGACGAACTCAAAAAATATATTAACTGCCCACTAATCCAAGTGGAAAGCAATGTTATTGTACCTGTTGAAATAGCCTCTAATAAAGAAGAATACTCCGCCGGAACATTCAGGCCTAAAATAACCCGTAAACTAAAGTATTTCATGAAACCAGTGTATCCAAGGACCCTTAAAGTAAATTCACTTGATATTGACATTGAATCAGCAGACCCTGATCCTGACAAACTCATGAAAAAACTGGGCGTGAAGGATGAAATGACACCATCCATATTCCAAGGCGGCACAAAAGAAGCAATTAAACTCTTTGAAAAGTTCTTATCAGAAAAACTTGAATGTTTCGAAAAATTCAGAAACGACCCTGTAAGAAACTGTCTATCAAATATGAGCCCATACTTGCACTTTGGACAAATATCACCTTTATACTTAGCCTACAAGGCTTCAAAAGCGGGAAGATGTACAAGATTTCTGGAAGAACTCATTGTAAGAAGGGAACTCAGCATGAACTTTGTCCATTACAATAAAAACTATTACAAGATCAAGTCCCTACCAAAATGGGCCTACAATACATTGATGGAACACGCTTCTGATCCAAGAGAATACGAATACGGGTTAAAAGAATTTGAAAAGGGTGAAACTCACGACAAATACTGGAACGCTGCCCAGAAAGAAATGGTACTCACTGGGAAAATGCACGGCTATGCGCTTCACCTTAATAATAAATACGAAATAGATGGCCGCGACCCAAATGGGTTCGCCGGAGTTGCTTGGTGTTTTGGGAAGCACGATCGCGCTTGGGGTGAAAGAAGGATATTTGGGAAAGTCAGGTACATGAATGACCGTGGACTTGAAAGAAAGTTCAAAATACAAGAATATGTCAACAGAATCGAAACAATTGAAACCCAGCAACTTTAA
- a CDS encoding PRC-barrel domain-containing protein: protein MVELSNLYGLDIYTSRGKYVGRVQDVVLNIKKGRVSKLKAKAMSPEKRDLGLKDVLKTSIRIVPESDEIRPLREEGMIDIPYERVKAVGDILIISPEVKTSEVKKSYETPIR, encoded by the coding sequence ATGGTGGAATTATCCAACCTTTATGGTCTTGACATATACACTTCTCGAGGTAAATATGTTGGTAGGGTCCAGGATGTTGTCCTTAACATAAAGAAGGGTCGAGTGTCAAAACTTAAAGCAAAGGCAATGAGCCCCGAGAAAAGAGATCTGGGATTAAAAGATGTTCTGAAGACCAGCATACGTATAGTCCCAGAATCCGATGAAATCAGACCACTAAGAGAAGAAGGCATGATAGACATCCCATATGAGAGGGTTAAAGCCGTAGGTGACATACTTATAATATCCCCAGAGGTTAAGACATCTGAGGTCAAAAAATCCTATGAAACCCCAATAAGATAA